Proteins encoded within one genomic window of Mesobacillus subterraneus:
- a CDS encoding DEAD/DEAH box helicase has product MEVIEKELIVNSDGGNLLKELVESIQECERFYFSVAFINFSGLQLLLDPIKEAESKGITGRIITSTYLNFTDAKAMERLNDFSNIELKVFVTDREVGFHTKAYIFEYKDHFKVIIGSSNITQSALKSNIEWNVKIISKEDAHFIKNVIKEYNNLWDLSVDADQEFIQRYEEFLKSFKRSSPSQTVIYEDRKYIVPNRMQRRATENLERLRSYGENKALVIAATGTGKTYMSAFDVKSFSPKKLLFVVHREEILIKAKETFELLLPNDGFTFGLLTGNHKQKHTDYVFTTIQTISKCYQEFDPEEFDYLIIDEAHHAASPTYQTILSYFSPKFTLGMTATPERSDSRNIFDIFDNNVALEVRLHEALEDDLVIPFHYFGITDIDSVDLSDVDIDDIAEITKRLKVNERVDFIIEKMEFYGHDGEKRKGLGFCASIEHAMYMASEFNKRGYKSVILHGGDSSDKRKHYMNKLEDDQDDLEFIFSVDIFNEGVDIPSVNSVLMLRPTNSPIVFIQQLGRGLRKYPNKSFLTVLDFIGNHSKTFLIALALNGSRYYDKESLKVAIATGFANIPGATHIQMDKISQERILEQIDRENFNSMRYLKEEYNEFKKLNTGKVPFLLVDFLKFDGAPDPVKFINKEKTYLQFVAKVEKDDHLKKLLLNEEFEGSLKELSSKLPIKRIHDFVILKYLMHHDSISVDEARDQILKFVKDVDDDTILHAFEFLNQDYYDSGQLKSKPKLVHKMEGQLIKTVVFSKLLQNEHYYKYIEDVISYGIFRYEKEFHSGYFGVPHFKLYEQYQMVDAALLSNYRKIHSSFRGSGLLVNGKEFFLFVDLHKEADVKESINYKDKFINQRMFQWQSVNNTTQESNRGQDIIFNQRRGVNLHLFIRKYREIDGKTEPYIYIGKGNSVYFEGNKPITVQMELEHEIPASLYTEFTKKV; this is encoded by the coding sequence TTGGAAGTTATAGAAAAAGAACTGATCGTTAACTCCGATGGGGGAAATTTATTAAAAGAGTTAGTCGAGTCGATCCAGGAATGCGAACGGTTTTATTTTAGCGTGGCTTTTATTAATTTCAGTGGTCTGCAGTTATTGCTAGACCCGATAAAAGAAGCGGAGTCAAAAGGCATTACAGGCAGAATCATTACGTCAACTTATTTAAATTTCACTGACGCTAAGGCAATGGAGCGTTTAAATGATTTTTCCAATATTGAGTTGAAAGTCTTTGTTACTGATAGGGAGGTTGGCTTTCATACAAAAGCCTATATTTTTGAGTACAAGGATCACTTTAAAGTTATTATAGGGTCATCGAATATAACACAAAGTGCATTGAAAAGTAATATTGAATGGAATGTCAAAATCATTTCCAAAGAGGATGCACATTTTATTAAAAATGTCATTAAGGAATACAATAATCTTTGGGACTTAAGTGTGGATGCAGATCAAGAATTCATTCAGCGTTATGAAGAGTTCTTAAAGTCTTTTAAAAGGTCTAGTCCTAGCCAAACTGTCATTTATGAGGACAGAAAATATATTGTTCCTAACAGGATGCAGAGGAGAGCTACGGAGAACCTAGAACGTCTGCGTAGTTATGGTGAGAATAAGGCGCTTGTCATTGCTGCAACAGGTACAGGCAAGACATATATGTCAGCCTTTGACGTAAAAAGCTTTAGCCCTAAGAAATTGTTATTTGTCGTCCATCGGGAAGAAATTCTTATAAAGGCGAAGGAAACATTCGAACTGCTTCTTCCTAACGATGGCTTTACTTTTGGTCTTTTAACAGGAAATCACAAACAGAAACATACTGATTATGTGTTTACAACGATCCAAACGATCTCTAAGTGTTATCAGGAGTTCGATCCAGAGGAATTTGATTACCTTATAATTGATGAGGCTCATCATGCTGCTAGCCCAACATATCAGACTATTCTTAGCTATTTTAGTCCTAAGTTTACTTTAGGCATGACGGCAACTCCTGAGAGAAGTGACAGCCGGAATATCTTTGATATTTTTGATAATAATGTCGCGTTAGAAGTGCGATTACACGAAGCACTTGAGGATGATCTTGTTATTCCATTTCACTATTTTGGGATCACCGATATAGATAGTGTTGACCTTAGTGATGTGGATATCGATGATATTGCAGAAATCACGAAAAGATTGAAAGTGAACGAGAGAGTAGACTTTATCATTGAAAAGATGGAGTTCTATGGACATGATGGCGAAAAGAGAAAAGGACTGGGGTTTTGTGCGAGTATCGAGCACGCGATGTATATGGCAAGTGAATTCAATAAAAGAGGCTATAAAAGTGTTATCTTACATGGGGGAGACTCCTCGGATAAAAGAAAACACTATATGAACAAATTAGAAGATGATCAAGATGATTTAGAATTTATTTTCAGCGTAGATATCTTTAATGAAGGGGTAGATATTCCTTCTGTAAATAGCGTTCTAATGCTGAGGCCAACAAATTCTCCTATCGTTTTTATACAGCAGCTAGGACGAGGGCTTAGAAAATATCCAAATAAAAGCTTTTTAACTGTCCTGGATTTTATAGGGAACCATAGTAAAACCTTTCTCATTGCCTTAGCTCTTAATGGTAGCAGGTATTACGATAAGGAAAGCTTGAAGGTTGCAATCGCCACGGGCTTTGCCAATATACCTGGCGCCACACATATACAAATGGACAAAATCTCGCAAGAACGAATTTTAGAACAAATTGACCGAGAAAATTTCAATTCTATGCGCTATCTTAAGGAAGAGTATAATGAGTTTAAGAAACTGAACACTGGTAAGGTTCCATTCCTACTTGTTGATTTTCTTAAATTTGACGGTGCACCTGATCCGGTTAAATTTATCAATAAAGAAAAAACTTATCTGCAGTTTGTGGCTAAGGTAGAAAAAGATGATCATTTAAAAAAGCTGCTACTTAATGAGGAATTTGAAGGGTCACTGAAGGAGTTATCAAGTAAGCTGCCCATTAAACGAATCCATGACTTTGTCATCCTTAAGTATTTAATGCATCATGATTCAATCAGTGTCGATGAAGCAAGAGATCAAATCCTAAAATTCGTTAAGGATGTAGATGATGATACTATTCTACATGCCTTTGAATTCCTGAATCAAGATTACTATGATTCAGGGCAGTTAAAGTCCAAGCCGAAGCTCGTGCATAAAATGGAGGGGCAACTAATTAAGACGGTCGTTTTTTCAAAATTACTGCAGAATGAGCATTACTATAAGTATATTGAAGATGTGATATCATATGGCATTTTCAGATATGAAAAGGAATTCCATAGTGGTTACTTTGGCGTTCCTCATTTTAAGCTATATGAACAGTATCAAATGGTAGATGCAGCGTTACTTTCAAACTATCGAAAGATTCATAGCTCATTTAGAGGTTCTGGACTATTAGTTAATGGGAAAGAATTCTTTCTGTTCGTGGACCTTCATAAAGAAGCGGATGTAAAAGAGAGTATTAATTACAAGGATAAGTTTATTAACCAACGAATGTTCCAGTGGCAGTCAGTCAATAATACCACCCAGGAGTCCAACAGAGGGCAGGATATCATATTCAACCAAAGACGGGGAGTAAATCTGCACTTATTCATTAGAAAGTACCGTGAGATTGATGGAAAAACAGAGCCTTATATTTATATTGGAAAAGGAAATTCGGTTTATTTTGAAGGGAATAAGCCGATTACAGTTCAGATGGAGTTAGAGCACGAAATACCAGCCAGTTTATATACAGAGTTCACCAAAAAAGTATAG
- a CDS encoding (deoxy)nucleoside triphosphate pyrophosphohydrolase, which translates to MKKVVKVVAAIIENEQNEILCALRSPKMSIPNMWEFPGGKVENGEDICSALQREIEEELECSIEINSEIFNDHTHEYETFIVNLISIKCSIISGTPTAHEHSKLIWLKRENLSSLIWAPADLAAVDQLIHEKIVFSK; encoded by the coding sequence ATGAAAAAGGTAGTAAAAGTAGTCGCTGCAATTATCGAGAACGAACAAAATGAGATTTTATGTGCACTAAGATCACCTAAAATGTCCATCCCAAACATGTGGGAGTTTCCTGGTGGCAAGGTTGAGAACGGAGAGGATATTTGCTCGGCACTTCAAAGAGAAATTGAAGAAGAGTTGGAGTGTAGTATTGAAATAAACTCAGAAATTTTTAACGATCATACGCATGAATATGAGACATTTATTGTTAACTTGATTTCAATTAAGTGTAGCATCATTTCTGGTACACCAACTGCCCATGAGCATTCCAAGCTTATTTGGTTAAAGCGTGAAAATCTATCATCCCTTATATGGGCTCCAGCTGATCTTGCCGCAGTTGACCAATTGATACACGAAAAAATAGTCTTCTCAAAATGA
- a CDS encoding GIY-YIG nuclease family protein: MIKKILDRLFKREEVTQLNQSTPKFELYQANRAELDHLMKKPFPEGKAPGYVYFVQEHLTGTFNIGKTKNITKRMNVYHIKLPIKNELLYFIKSGNHHQTKAAFHKHFAEKQIDGEWFKLTNEDLEWIKSGTYSENIKASILDQGNEEDEVRLNDKQQDYALSLIQKLGHTYQLACDPSTLTVKDLNRLTVYFKYKNEGALVNLVKKGVLKRQHVSRQQIDN; the protein is encoded by the coding sequence ATGATTAAGAAGATATTAGATCGTTTATTTAAAAGAGAAGAAGTCACTCAATTGAATCAATCTACTCCCAAATTCGAACTGTACCAAGCAAACCGAGCAGAACTGGATCATTTGATGAAAAAACCTTTTCCAGAAGGCAAAGCTCCAGGCTATGTATACTTCGTACAAGAACATTTAACAGGAACATTTAACATCGGCAAAACGAAAAACATTACGAAAAGAATGAATGTGTATCACATCAAATTACCAATCAAGAATGAATTACTCTACTTTATTAAATCTGGTAATCATCATCAAACCAAAGCAGCATTTCATAAGCATTTTGCAGAAAAACAAATAGATGGTGAATGGTTTAAGCTGACAAACGAAGACTTAGAGTGGATTAAAAGCGGTACATACAGTGAAAATATAAAAGCCTCAATTCTTGATCAAGGTAATGAGGAAGACGAGGTTCGCCTGAATGATAAACAGCAAGATTATGCCCTTTCATTAATTCAAAAGTTAGGACACACCTACCAATTAGCTTGCGATCCTAGCACACTGACCGTAAAAGATCTAAACCGACTGACCGTTTACTTCAAATACAAAAATGAAGGTGCATTGGTGAATCTTGTGAAAAAAGGTGTCCTCAAACGTCAGCATGTCAGCAGGCAGCAAATAGATAATTAG